One segment of Halococcus salsus DNA contains the following:
- a CDS encoding molybdopterin oxidoreductase family protein: MSQEPADGVQSVCPRCSVGCSLRYDANAGRARGVSGAPVNRRGELCPKGIGAFDVFDPDDRLTEPLVRRDGDLEPATWPDALDRIETAFERIVDDHDPDALAFLGAPHCTNEENYTFQKLARVLGTNNVDNRARLCHDASVSAMEARLGAGGMTNSLADIREADVFLVVGSNPADQQPVAFDSFVRPAVNDGATLVHVDPRANATTRLADHHLAPRPGTDAQVISLLARTILDEGLVDEGFVADRTTGFEAFAASVADEDPAATADRAGVDLGTVRDVARGFGRADRATVVTGTGIEDGPDTAEALLNLLLLTGNLGERGTGMNVFRGLNNEQGASDVGALPHRLPGGQPVTDPDVRERVAEAWGVEPPTEPGLNEQDLVRGFGDGIRGAFVLGENPAVTKLGTERVARGLESLDFLLVQDVTHTETTAHADVVLPASAWSEKSGTVTNLDRQVQRMRTLESPPGEARDDLAVLCALGKRLTDVAFDDDPERVFEEMTTVNPRYAGMSYEGVGTGGQRWPFAEGADEGTAVLHRERFLTGEQRAPFVPTAATADEASDDGLVLLTGGRSGDTTNTTMGRDGDGHDDTLAIHPADADENGLADGDRAVVENANGAIETTVRRTESVREGCVYLHARAADPLVGEGQTHVELRPATTAADRPLND, encoded by the coding sequence ATGAGTCAGGAACCAGCGGACGGCGTTCAGAGCGTCTGTCCACGGTGTTCGGTCGGCTGTTCACTCCGATACGACGCGAACGCCGGACGCGCGCGCGGCGTCAGCGGCGCGCCGGTCAACCGGCGGGGCGAACTCTGTCCGAAGGGCATCGGCGCGTTCGACGTGTTCGACCCCGACGACCGGCTGACCGAACCCCTGGTCCGGCGCGATGGCGACCTCGAACCTGCGACGTGGCCGGACGCCCTCGACCGGATCGAAACGGCCTTCGAGCGGATCGTCGACGACCACGATCCCGACGCGCTCGCCTTCCTCGGGGCACCACACTGCACCAACGAGGAGAACTACACCTTCCAGAAGCTCGCACGCGTCCTCGGAACCAACAACGTCGACAACCGGGCACGGCTGTGCCACGACGCGAGCGTCTCGGCGATGGAGGCCCGCCTCGGCGCGGGCGGAATGACCAACTCGCTCGCGGACATCAGGGAGGCCGACGTGTTTCTGGTCGTGGGTTCGAACCCCGCCGACCAGCAGCCGGTGGCGTTCGACTCGTTCGTCCGGCCGGCGGTCAACGACGGCGCGACCCTCGTCCACGTCGACCCACGTGCGAACGCCACCACACGGCTCGCCGACCACCACCTCGCGCCGCGCCCCGGAACCGACGCACAGGTGATCTCGCTGCTCGCGAGGACGATCCTCGACGAGGGGCTGGTCGACGAGGGGTTCGTCGCCGACCGTACGACTGGATTCGAGGCGTTCGCGGCGTCGGTCGCGGACGAGGACCCGGCGGCGACCGCCGACCGGGCCGGCGTCGACCTCGGGACGGTTCGGGACGTCGCCCGTGGGTTCGGACGCGCCGACCGCGCGACGGTCGTCACCGGCACCGGTATCGAGGACGGCCCCGACACCGCCGAGGCGCTGTTGAACCTCCTCCTGCTCACGGGGAACCTCGGCGAGCGCGGGACCGGGATGAACGTCTTCCGCGGGCTCAACAACGAGCAGGGTGCCTCCGACGTCGGCGCGCTCCCCCACCGACTGCCGGGCGGCCAGCCCGTCACCGACCCCGACGTCCGGGAACGGGTCGCGGAAGCGTGGGGCGTCGAGCCCCCGACCGAACCCGGATTGAACGAACAGGACCTCGTGCGCGGCTTCGGCGACGGGATCCGCGGGGCGTTCGTGCTCGGCGAGAACCCGGCGGTGACGAAGCTCGGGACCGAACGCGTCGCGCGCGGCCTCGAATCGCTCGATTTTCTGTTGGTTCAGGACGTGACCCACACCGAGACCACCGCCCACGCCGACGTGGTGCTGCCGGCGAGCGCGTGGTCGGAGAAGTCGGGCACCGTCACCAACCTCGACCGACAGGTCCAGCGTATGCGGACCCTCGAATCCCCGCCGGGCGAGGCGCGAGACGACCTCGCCGTCCTCTGCGCGCTCGGCAAGCGCCTCACCGACGTCGCATTCGACGACGACCCCGAACGCGTGTTCGAGGAGATGACCACCGTGAACCCGCGCTACGCCGGCATGAGCTACGAAGGGGTCGGGACCGGGGGCCAGCGCTGGCCGTTCGCCGAGGGCGCGGACGAGGGGACGGCAGTGCTCCACCGCGAGCGCTTCCTGACCGGCGAGCAGCGCGCGCCGTTCGTCCCGACCGCCGCGACCGCGGACGAGGCGAGCGACGACGGACTCGTCCTCCTCACCGGCGGCCGGAGCGGCGACACCACCAACACCACGATGGGACGCGACGGCGACGGCCACGACGATACGCTCGCGATCCATCCCGCGGACGCGGACGAGAACGGGCTCGCGGACGGCGACCGGGCGGTCGTCGAGAACGCGAACGGTGCCATCGAGACGACCGTTCGACGTACCGAGAGCGTCCGCGAGGGGTGTGTCTACCTCCACGCCCGCGCCGCCGACCCGCTGGTCGGGGAGGGGCAGACGCACGTCGAACTCCGCCCCGCCACGACCGCCGCCGACCGGCCGCTGAACGACTGA
- the pstB gene encoding phosphate ABC transporter ATP-binding protein PstB: MTTTPPTTERTTGETDERLDPAWTEYDFDGPTKLRAEDVNVHYGDDHALTDISLDIPEESVTALIGPSGCGKSTFLRCLNRMNDRIGSARVDGRVELDGEDIYADGTNLVELRKRVGMVFQQPNPFPKSIRDNVAYGPRKHGDIKTGLLAKLFDRGSGEKEDELVERSLRQAAIWGEVKDRLDDNALGLSGGQQQRLCIARCLAVGPEVILMDEPASALDPIATAKIEDLIEDLAKDYTVVVVTHNMQQAARISDQTAVFLTGGELVEYGDTDAIFENPESQRVEDYITGKFG, encoded by the coding sequence ATGACCACGACACCACCAACCACCGAACGGACGACCGGCGAAACGGACGAACGACTCGACCCCGCCTGGACCGAGTACGACTTCGACGGCCCGACGAAGCTCCGGGCCGAGGACGTGAACGTCCACTACGGCGACGACCACGCGCTCACCGACATCAGCCTCGACATCCCCGAGGAGAGCGTGACGGCGCTGATCGGGCCGTCGGGCTGTGGGAAGTCCACGTTCCTGCGGTGTCTCAACAGGATGAACGACCGGATCGGCAGTGCGAGAGTCGACGGGCGGGTCGAACTCGACGGCGAGGACATCTACGCCGACGGGACGAACCTCGTCGAGCTCCGAAAACGAGTTGGGATGGTGTTCCAGCAGCCGAACCCGTTCCCGAAGTCGATCCGGGACAACGTGGCCTACGGCCCCCGGAAACACGGTGACATCAAGACTGGCCTGCTCGCCAAACTCTTCGACCGGGGTTCGGGGGAGAAGGAGGACGAACTGGTCGAGCGCTCGCTTCGGCAGGCGGCGATCTGGGGGGAGGTGAAGGACCGACTCGACGACAACGCACTCGGGCTCTCGGGCGGCCAGCAACAGCGCCTCTGCATCGCCCGGTGTCTCGCCGTCGGCCCCGAAGTGATCCTGATGGACGAGCCGGCATCGGCGCTCGACCCGATCGCAACCGCGAAGATCGAGGACCTGATCGAGGACCTCGCGAAGGACTACACCGTCGTCGTCGTCACCCACAACATGCAGCAAGCGGCCCGGATCTCGGACCAGACGGCGGTCTTCCTCACCGGTGGGGAGCTCGTCGAGTACGGCGACACCGACGCGATCTTCGAGAACCCCGAGAGTCAGCGCGTCGAGGACTACATCACCGGGAAGTTCGGGTAG
- the pstA gene encoding phosphate ABC transporter permease PstA, with product MSTDSLTERSNTLVGTAAETLRYVGSGIAVLAVAVVLAGLLGFANVLPGAVAGVALVDWLATALGLGSLGMVAVGLGSRAGAFETTPDRTAGLLLGVVFGLVGLAAGGLVAAQMLGLSTLWPVGALVGAAVGVGVALGPREDVALAATGGGFGLVVAGLVLAGVLGPGWTWQPAGLSGVFRSATTVPLVCSLAGLVLAWTAAQASAGFGPQGKARGASLLVGANAAGMIALLVGLVSFIAVRGVGPMLRGIQYGLFWEPLTWFQVPFWGQYVVVEGPVVWFHWPFTMVGFSMTNPVNGVAPAIVGTAWLVIGAVLLAVPLGVGTAIFLTEYAEQGRLTALVEVATNGLWSTPSIVYGLFGLAFLVPRIANQSSLLSGMIVLGFMLLPLVIITSREALLNVPDEYRDASVALGVSRWETIKTVVLPAAMPGVITGTILGVGRIAGETAPILLVLTGEPFPAVGPDVVDVSFGFTSSFPFVSLGVVSPDALLQPSTALPYQLFATITAGAENVSGGFQWATALVLLLVVFAFYAVGIASRSYFQRKLDS from the coding sequence ATGAGCACGGACTCGTTGACAGAGCGGTCGAACACGCTCGTCGGGACCGCGGCCGAAACCCTCCGGTACGTCGGGAGCGGGATCGCGGTTCTCGCCGTCGCCGTCGTGCTCGCGGGGCTCCTCGGGTTCGCGAACGTGCTCCCGGGGGCCGTCGCCGGCGTCGCGCTGGTCGATTGGCTCGCGACCGCCCTCGGGCTCGGGTCGCTCGGGATGGTCGCGGTCGGGCTCGGATCCCGGGCGGGCGCGTTCGAGACCACGCCCGACCGCACCGCCGGTCTCCTGCTCGGCGTGGTCTTCGGGCTCGTCGGTCTGGCCGCCGGGGGACTCGTCGCGGCCCAGATGCTCGGTCTGTCGACCCTCTGGCCGGTCGGCGCGCTCGTCGGTGCGGCCGTCGGAGTCGGGGTGGCGCTGGGCCCGCGCGAGGACGTCGCGCTCGCGGCGACCGGCGGCGGGTTCGGCCTGGTCGTCGCCGGGCTGGTCCTCGCGGGCGTCCTCGGTCCGGGGTGGACCTGGCAACCTGCGGGGTTGTCGGGGGTCTTCCGGTCGGCGACGACGGTCCCGCTGGTGTGTTCCCTCGCGGGTCTCGTGCTCGCCTGGACCGCCGCCCAGGCCAGCGCGGGGTTCGGCCCGCAGGGGAAGGCCCGCGGCGCGTCGTTGCTCGTCGGCGCGAACGCCGCTGGGATGATCGCGCTGCTCGTCGGGCTGGTCTCGTTCATCGCGGTTCGCGGGGTCGGTCCGATGCTCCGCGGGATCCAGTACGGGCTGTTCTGGGAGCCGCTCACCTGGTTCCAGGTGCCGTTCTGGGGGCAGTACGTGGTCGTCGAGGGGCCGGTGGTCTGGTTCCACTGGCCGTTCACGATGGTCGGTTTCTCGATGACCAACCCCGTGAACGGCGTCGCGCCCGCCATCGTCGGCACCGCCTGGCTGGTGATCGGCGCGGTCCTGCTGGCGGTCCCCCTCGGCGTCGGGACCGCCATCTTCCTCACCGAGTACGCCGAGCAGGGTCGGCTCACCGCGCTCGTCGAGGTCGCCACCAACGGTCTCTGGAGCACCCCGAGCATCGTCTACGGCCTGTTCGGGCTCGCCTTCCTCGTCCCACGGATCGCGAACCAGAGCAGCCTCCTCTCAGGGATGATCGTGTTGGGCTTCATGCTCCTCCCGTTGGTGATCATCACGAGCCGGGAGGCGTTGCTCAACGTGCCCGACGAGTACCGCGACGCCAGCGTCGCGCTCGGGGTGAGCCGGTGGGAGACGATCAAAACGGTGGTGTTGCCGGCCGCGATGCCGGGCGTCATCACCGGGACGATCCTCGGGGTGGGGCGGATCGCGGGTGAGACCGCACCGATCCTCCTCGTGCTGACCGGCGAACCGTTCCCCGCGGTCGGTCCCGACGTCGTCGACGTCTCCTTCGGGTTCACCTCCTCGTTCCCGTTCGTGAGCCTCGGCGTGGTCAGCCCCGACGCACTGCTCCAGCCCTCGACCGCCCTCCCGTATCAGCTGTTCGCGACGATAACCGCGGGGGCCGAGAACGTCTCCGGCGGCTTCCAGTGGGCCACCGCGTTGGTGCTCCTGCTGGTGGTCTTCGCCTTCTACGCCGTCGGCATCGCCTCGCGGTCCTACTTCCAGCGGAAACTCGACTCATGA